The genomic window ATTGCTGCGATAGATCGGGCGCCAGTTGCGGGACTCGTTGTACTCCAGATTGGCCGCCGACATGCGCCCCGGATGATCCGCCGCCCACTTCGCGGCGAAGTCTGCGAACTCCGCGGCGCTGCGCGGCTTGTCGGCGGCGAACTTCAGAACGGCCGCGCGCAGTTCGTGCAGGCCGGGGTCCTTGGCCTCGGCCTTGGCCGTGAGCACGTCGGCGTTGGTGGCCTCCGACACGGCCGCGTACAGCGGGTGCTCAGCGCGGCTGACGGCGTGCACAGTGCCGCGGATCGAGGAGCCGACGACCAGTTCGCGCCGTTCGAAGGCGTCGTAGACCGATTCCAGGGTGGCGCCGTCGTTGCGGGTGAACAGCGAGACCGCGACGGCCGGCCAGTACTGGGCCTGGATCGCGCCGATCGCCTCGACCGTCTCGGCCAGCGAGCCGCTGTGCGGCGTCAGCAGATGCTGTCGGGCGAGCAGGGTGCGGTTCAGCGTGTCCCGGGTGAGTGTGGTCGGCGCCATACCGTCGATTATCGCCCCGCTCAGTTGTCCGTCGGCGGATTGAGGAAGTCCCACTGGTTCTTGTCCCAGACGTCCTGCATCCCGTTGTCGACTATCGTCTGGGCCCACACCCGCAGGCCCTCCGGGTTCTTGAGCTGCCAGATGAAGGTGTGGTCCACGCCCTTTTTGAACGTGTAGTAGTTGTTGACCAGGTCCGAGATGACGCCGATGTCCTTGGGCTGGTACGGCTTGCCCCAGGAGTCGTCGACGAACAACTCCGGTTCCTGGCCCTTCTTCTGCAGGTTCAGGATGTCCTGGGCCATGCCCACGATCGGGCTGTTCGGGGTGTAGACGATGGGCGCGACCTTCTCCTGGTCGCCGCCGCCGGCGAAGCCGGACAGGAAGCCGGCGGTGATGAACCGGCTGGCCGGGATCTGGCCGGACATGAAGTAGATCGACGGGTCCATGCCCCAGACGATGATCGGCTCCGAGTGGCCCTGGCCGGCGATCTTCTGCACCTCCTGGGCCACCTCCCAGTCGTGCTCCATGTCGGTGCGCGGCCAGGTGAAGGCCAGGGTGAGGAACAGCGTCGCGGTGGTCGCGGTGACCCCGAGCATGGTCCAGCGCAGCCGTGAGCCGTTGCGGTGCAGGGCCCCGGTGGCCAGGATCACGATCGGCGGCAGCATCTGCAGGAAGTAGTGGCCGAAGAAGTGGAATCCGCTGGAGACCCCGATCGCCGAGCCGGCCAGCCACAGCCACAGGTCGGCGTCGGCCTTGAAGATGCCGTTGCGGGCCGTCATGTACATGATCGCCAGGAAGGCCGCGGCCGAGGCGCCGGCGAAGATCCCGAAGTTGCCCCAGAACCTCGCCATGATCGTGGAGAACGAGCCCAGCGAGGTCAGGTAGCCGCTGTTGCCGGTGAACACCCAGAAGAAGAAGTCGCCGAAGCCGACCCACAGGGCCACCCCCACGATCGGCAGGACGAAGGCCGGGATGATCGTGACCAGGCCCTTCCAGCGCTGGTCCTTCCAGGCCCGCCAGGCCACCGGGAGCATCGTGACGCCCGCGGTCTGCTTGGTGAGCGTGGCCAGCGCCACCGCGACGCCGGAGCCACCCAGCAGCGGGATGGCCCGCCGCGGATGCCGGCGGGCGCTGTCGGCGAGCAGGAACGCCGCGCAGGTCCACGGGAGCATGAAGACCTCGAACGAGGCCGCCTGGGAGTCCTCCGGCGCCAGGCCGGCCGAGCCGAGCAGGTACAGCAGCCCGGCCCAGACGCCGTGCCGGCCGAAGCGGCGCTTGGCGATCTGGGTGATCAGGATCGCGGTGACCACGTGGACGCAGATCGCCAGCGCCCGGATCACCACCAGCGTGGACAGGCCGTGGTCGCCGACGAGCCGGAACACCCAGGCGTAGACGTACGGCAGCAGGGGCGGCTTGCGGTCGACGATGATCTGGTAGAACTGCCCGTTCTCGGTGTTCAGCGCCCGGGCCTGGGTGGCCAGGAAGCCCTCGTCGGGGTTCCAGAAGGTGCGGCTGAAGGCCGGAAGGTGGGTGATGGTGGCGACTGCGAAGAACAGAAGGACGACACGCGTCCACGAGGCCTGCGGGGTGTTCCAGAGCCGTTGGAACCGGGCGGAACACCAGAGTCTGCGAAAGCCCGAGGGCTCCGGATCCGGTGGCCCGTTCAGGCCCGGTCCGGATTGGGTGTGAGCGTCTGTCGCGACCATCGCCGTGCTACGCCTCGCCGCCCATGGAAGAGAGGTTACCTCCCACGCGCCGGTGGGCGGGGAGGTAACCCCCGGAGATCTTTCAGACTGGTACAGATCAGCAGTCTGCTACCGAGTCGTGACTTTGGGTGCCGAACCGTTGGACGAGGCGGCACCGTTCGACGCGGCGGCGCCGTCGGCCGCAGCCTTGCTGCCGAGCCCGGCGACCAGACCGACGACCTCGTGCGCGACGCGCTGCCCGGTCAGGCCGATCTGCTCCAGCACCTCGCCGCGGTTGGCGTGGTCCAGGAACTCCGCCGGGACGCCGAAGTCGCGCAGCGGCGTGTGCACGCCGGCGTCCCGCAGCGCCTGGGCGACCACGCAGCCGACGCCGCCGACCCGCACGTTGTCCTCGACCGTGACCACCAGCCGGTGCTCGGCGGCCAGCGTCACCACCGCCGGGTCCACCGGCTTGACCCAGCGCGGGTCCACCACGGTGGCCCCGATGCCCTGGTCGGCCAGCCGCTCGGCGACGTCGAGGCAGACCTGGGCCATCGCCCCGACGCTGACGATCAGCACGTCCGGGTCCTGCTCGGTCCCCGCGGTGGTCCGCAGCACGTCCATCGAGCCGGCCCTGGCCACGGCCGGGATGTCCTGGCAGACCGCGCCCTTGGAGAAGCGGATCATGGTCGGCGCGTCGCCGACGTCCACCGCCTCGCGCAGCTGGGCCCGCAGCTGGGCGCCGTCGCGCGGGGCGGCGATGCGCAGCCGGGGCACCACCTGGAAGATCGACATGTCCCACATGCCGTTGTGGCTGGCGCCGTCGTTGCCGGTGACGCCGGCCCGGTCGGCGACGAAGGTGACGCCCGCGTTGTGCAGCGCGGCGTCCATCAGGACCTGGTCGAAGGCCCGGTTGAGGAAGGTCGCGTAGATCGCCACCACCGGGTGCAGGCCGGCGTAGGCCATGCCGGCCGCGGAGGTGACCGCGTGCTGCTCGGCGATGCCGACGTCGAAGATGCGGTCCGGGAAGCGCTCGGCGAACTTGGCCAGGCCCACCGGGTGCAGCATGGCGGCGGTGATGCCGACCACGTCCTCGCGCTCGGCGCCGATCGCGGCCATCTCGTCGGAGAACACCGAGGTCCAGGACTTCCCGGCCGGGACCAGCGGCTGGCCGGTCTCCGGGTCGCTGTCCACGGCGACCTGGTGCAGCTGGTCGTTGACGTTGTTGCGGGCGGCCGGGTAGCCCTCGCCCTTGCGGGTGATCGCGTGCACGATCACCGGGCCGTGGTAGTTCCGGGCCCGGCGCAGCGCGGCCTCCATGCCGGCGATGTCGTGGCCGTCGACCGGGCCGACGTACTTCAGGCCCAGGTCCTCGAACATCCCCTGCGGGGCGACGACGTCCTTCAGGCCCTTCTTGACGCCGTGCAGCGCCTCGTACAGCGGGGCGCCGATCACCGGGGTGCGGCCGAGCATGCCCCGGCCCCACTCCAGGAAGCGCTCGTAGCCCTGGGTGGTCCGCAGGGTCGCCAGGTGGTCGGCCAGCCCGCCGATGGTCGGCGAGTAGGAGCGCTCGTTGTCGTTGACCACGATGATCACCGGGCGGTCCTTGGCCGCGGCGATGTTGTTCAGCGCCTCCCAGGCCATGCCGCCGGTCAGGGCGCCGTCCCCGATCACCGCCACCACCTGGCGGTCGGCGACGCCGCGCACCTGGTGCGCCTTGGCGATGCCGTCGGCGTAGGCCAGGGCGGTGGAGGCGTGCGAGTTCTCGATCACGTCGTGCTCGGACTCCGCGCGGGCCGGGTAGCCCGAGAGCCCGCCGGCGTGCCGCAGCGCGGAGAAGTCCTGGCGGCCGGTGAGGAGCTTGTGCACGTAGGCCTGGTGGCCGACGTCCCACAGGATGGTGTCCTTGGGCGAGTCGAAGACCCGGTGCAAAGCGATGGTGAGCTCCACCACACCCAGGTTCGGGCCGATGTGCCCGCTCGTCTTCGCCACGGTCGGGATCAGATAAGCGCGGATCTCCGAGGCGAGCTCAGCGAGCTGCTCGGAGCTGAGCTTGTCCAGATCGCGCGGACCCTGGATCGCCTCCAGCAGTGCCACCCGATCCTCCTTCAGTTGATACAACGCTCCTGGCTTCCAGTTATACGGCAGAGAGTCTAAGCCTGGCCTGAGCGCCGCCCTGGCGCTTCCGGCCTCCTTCTACATGATCTTCACATGGCCCCCGCAGGGTGTTCACCCGGTCGCACACCCGCGCCGAGCCGCAGGCGAACACGGGTTCGGCGCCGCCCCGGGTACGGCGGGGCGGCGCCGAGGTGCTGTGCGCGGCGGCGCGTGAGGCGGTAATGGCGGCGCGTGAAGCGGTGGCGGCGCGCTACCGCTACAGGAAGGCGATCCGGGGCTGGTCCTGTCCGAGGATCTGCGCCGGGTCGGCGCCGAGCACCTTGTCCAGCAGCGTGGCATAGACGCTGCGGAAGTCGGTGCTGAACTTCAGATCGCCGTCGTCCAGGTCGGTCAGCGAGGGCTGCGCGCCGTAGAAGCCGCCGTTCACCGGCTCGCCGAGGACCAGGACCGGGCCGGCGGTGCCGTGGTCGGTGCCCTCGTTGGCGTTGGCGTGCACGCGGCGGCCGAACTCGGTGTACAGCACCGTGACCACGTTCTTGCCATGCGGGCCGGCGGCGATGGCGTTCTGGAAGTCCGTGACCGCCTTGTCGACCTCGCCCCACAGCGTCGACTGCGTGCCCTTCTCGGCACTGTGCGTATCGAAGCCGCCCAGGCTGACGCTGTAGACCCGGGTCGGGACCGAGGCGTTGATGCACTCGGCGACGATGTCCAGCTGTTGAGCGAGCGCTGAGCTTTTCGCGGCCTTGGCGGCGCCCTTCGCGGCGCCCTTGGCCGCCTTGGCACCCTTCGCGCCCTTCGCGCCCGCGGCGCCGGCCGCCGACGCGAGCGCCGGGGTGAAGGTCTTGGCGACGGTGAACAGGTCGGCGACGTCGCGAGCGGCGTACGCCGCCACCGGCGAGTCCTGCGCCGACGGCTGCCCCAGACCGGTGAACCCGGCATCCAGCGGCCCGGACCCGGGCAGCCGGAACTGGCCGATCGGCAGCGAACTGCCCGCGGTCTTGGTGCCGCCGAGAAGCGGGGGCAGCGTCCCGCCCACAGAGATCGCCTTGAGCGCCCTGATCTGGTCGTCGGGCTGGGCGTCCAGCCAGCGGCCCAGCCAGCCCGAGCCGGTCGGCTCGC from Catenulispora sp. GP43 includes these protein-coding regions:
- a CDS encoding ArnT family glycosyltransferase, whose amino-acid sequence is MVATDAHTQSGPGLNGPPDPEPSGFRRLWCSARFQRLWNTPQASWTRVVLLFFAVATITHLPAFSRTFWNPDEGFLATQARALNTENGQFYQIIVDRKPPLLPYVYAWVFRLVGDHGLSTLVVIRALAICVHVVTAILITQIAKRRFGRHGVWAGLLYLLGSAGLAPEDSQAASFEVFMLPWTCAAFLLADSARRHPRRAIPLLGGSGVAVALATLTKQTAGVTMLPVAWRAWKDQRWKGLVTIIPAFVLPIVGVALWVGFGDFFFWVFTGNSGYLTSLGSFSTIMARFWGNFGIFAGASAAAFLAIMYMTARNGIFKADADLWLWLAGSAIGVSSGFHFFGHYFLQMLPPIVILATGALHRNGSRLRWTMLGVTATTATLFLTLAFTWPRTDMEHDWEVAQEVQKIAGQGHSEPIIVWGMDPSIYFMSGQIPASRFITAGFLSGFAGGGDQEKVAPIVYTPNSPIVGMAQDILNLQKKGQEPELFVDDSWGKPYQPKDIGVISDLVNNYYTFKKGVDHTFIWQLKNPEGLRVWAQTIVDNGMQDVWDKNQWDFLNPPTDN
- the dxs gene encoding 1-deoxy-D-xylulose-5-phosphate synthase, which codes for MALLEAIQGPRDLDKLSSEQLAELASEIRAYLIPTVAKTSGHIGPNLGVVELTIALHRVFDSPKDTILWDVGHQAYVHKLLTGRQDFSALRHAGGLSGYPARAESEHDVIENSHASTALAYADGIAKAHQVRGVADRQVVAVIGDGALTGGMAWEALNNIAAAKDRPVIIVVNDNERSYSPTIGGLADHLATLRTTQGYERFLEWGRGMLGRTPVIGAPLYEALHGVKKGLKDVVAPQGMFEDLGLKYVGPVDGHDIAGMEAALRRARNYHGPVIVHAITRKGEGYPAARNNVNDQLHQVAVDSDPETGQPLVPAGKSWTSVFSDEMAAIGAEREDVVGITAAMLHPVGLAKFAERFPDRIFDVGIAEQHAVTSAAGMAYAGLHPVVAIYATFLNRAFDQVLMDAALHNAGVTFVADRAGVTGNDGASHNGMWDMSIFQVVPRLRIAAPRDGAQLRAQLREAVDVGDAPTMIRFSKGAVCQDIPAVARAGSMDVLRTTAGTEQDPDVLIVSVGAMAQVCLDVAERLADQGIGATVVDPRWVKPVDPAVVTLAAEHRLVVTVEDNVRVGGVGCVVAQALRDAGVHTPLRDFGVPAEFLDHANRGEVLEQIGLTGQRVAHEVVGLVAGLGSKAAADGAAASNGAASSNGSAPKVTTR
- a CDS encoding DUF1501 domain-containing protein — protein: MDTVTRRRFLELSGVMSTGAFAAACSSSHGHPVGAPALTPGGPQTSGAQLGAAAQHAPLAAGQGVLVLVTLYGGNDGLNTVIPYADPAYSSSRPDLAYSASQVLDLGDGLGFNPAMTGLHEMWQRKLCAVVRGVGYPQPNHSHFVSMDIWQTASPGEPTGSGWLGRWLDAQPDDQIRALKAISVGGTLPPLLGGTKTAGSSLPIGQFRLPGSGPLDAGFTGLGQPSAQDSPVAAYAARDVADLFTVAKTFTPALASAAGAAGAKGAKGAKAAKGAAKGAAKAAKSSALAQQLDIVAECINASVPTRVYSVSLGGFDTHSAEKGTQSTLWGEVDKAVTDFQNAIAAGPHGKNVVTVLYTEFGRRVHANANEGTDHGTAGPVLVLGEPVNGGFYGAQPSLTDLDDGDLKFSTDFRSVYATLLDKVLGADPAQILGQDQPRIAFL